The following coding sequences lie in one Daphnia pulex isolate KAP4 chromosome 1, ASM2113471v1 genomic window:
- the LOC124197304 gene encoding uncharacterized protein LOC124197304 — MSENFNLLSFYSTLFRRIEEISHSRMQFLFSSLVILIASACVFVQAQSDNNNDKEENFRAGSPQSSYEVDLSKNQGRFLFKTVTLSLQTSTVTTVTTSVTTCTTSTAGLSVCTASGRRRRGLHLSGNKEGRGLFYNEDEEYSEDGSIFLPLPVKEEEAAPVQQLEVADSVREVRASPEPVPFVVQPGFDAPPGHGRLLFAFATTTITSTSTSTSTASLTAACRSTTGYQVCNAFGK; from the exons ATGTCTGAAAATTTCAACCTCTTGTCATTTTATTCAACATTGTTTCGTCGCATCGAGGAAATATCCCATTCAAGAATGCAGTTCCTGTTTTCCAGTCTTGTGATTTTGATTGCATCGGCATGCGTTTTCGTCCAGGCCCAAAGCGATAACAACAATGATAAGGAGGAAAACTTCCGTGCTGGAAGCCCACAATCTTCTTATGAAGTCGATCTATCGAAAAACCAAGGTCGCTTCCTCTTCAAAACGGTAACGCTGAGTCTCCAAACGTCAACCGTCACTACAGTTACCACCAGTGTCACAACCTGCACCACTTCCACTGCCGGCCTTTCCGTCTGCACCGCTTCCGGCCGACGCCGTCGTGGTCTCCATTTAAGCGGAAACAAGGAAGGGCGCGGACTTTTCTACAACGAGGATGAAGAATACAGCGAAGATGGCAGCATCTTTTTGCCATTACCTGTCAA AGAGGAGGAGGCCGCTCCCGTGCAGCAATTGGAAGTTGCTGACTCTGTCCGCGAAGTCCGAGCTTCTCCGGAGCCGGTCCCCTTTGTCGTCCAGCCTGGATTCGATGCTCCTCCCGGACATGGTCGGCTGTTGTTTGCTTTCGCCACGACAACTATCACGTCGACTTCGACTTCAACTAGCACCGCTTCCCTGACGGCCGCCTGTCGAAGCACCACCGGATATCAAGTGTGCAATGCCTTTGGTAAATAA
- the LOC124197269 gene encoding uncharacterized protein LOC124197269 isoform X2 produces MRLIISAILILSVIAAVTFGEAQHYQYPNSPFIFPGYPMLRNQQSLQQNQPDSRFFFSGLFTTFTYTISTVTSTAVATTVTTCTTSAATLTTCTAGRKRRDEHGVFRNPRGLFYDEKEEEEEERNIFLPTQDQASESETARSSRQMEVQPALPFPIQPTFGAYYTPEMGYNNLSPAVPLSRIFLAFGTATVTVTTTSTSTSKLTAVCKSTTGFSVCTS; encoded by the exons ATGCGTTTGATTATATCagcaattttgattttgagcGTCATAGCTGCCGTGACATTTGGAGAGGCTCAACATTATCAGTACCCGAACAGTCCGTTCATTTTCCCCGGTTACCCTATGCTGCGCAATCAGCAGAGTCTGCAGCAGAATCAGCCGGACAGCCGTTTCTTCTTTAGTGGACTCTTCACTACGTTCACTTATACGATTTCGACGGTTACCTCAACCGCTGTAGCCACAACTGTAACTACTTGTACCACGTCAGCAGCTACGCTGACCACCTGCACGGCTGGCAGGAAACGTCGAGATGAGCACGGAGTCTTCCGCAATCCCCGCGGTCTCTTTTACGAcgagaaagaggaagaagaagaagaacgaaatattttcttgCCAACCCAAGACCAGGC CTCCGAGTCTGAGACGGCCCGTAGTTCGAGACAAATGGAAGTGCAACCTGCTCTTCCCTTTCCTATTCAGCCCACATTCGGTGCCTATTACACACCAGAAATGGGTTACAACAATCTTTCGCCCGCTGTTCCACTCAGTCGAATTTTTCTGGCCTTCGGCACGGCAACCGTGACGGTCACTACGACTTCGACCTCTACCTCCAAGCTGACGGCTGTTTGCAAAAGCACTACCGGTTTCTCTGTCTGCACCTCATAA
- the LOC124197367 gene encoding uncharacterized protein LOC124197367 encodes MRFEIVCLLVLAVICACAVEAQNDKDRFLLSASSISFSTFTIIKKSTTITSTLTSTTTCTTSSATLTTCTIGRRRRGLFYDEAGAQGRDRRGLFYNDEEVESQDGSAFLAKASDPVNEVAEVKSSVSADDVVIPLEVQAGFALPQGQEGNRFLLAFGTSTITSYTVSSTTISLTAFCSSTSGFALCGGAGK; translated from the exons ATGCGTTTTGAAATTGTCTGTTTGTTGGTCTTGGCCGTGATCTGCGCTTGCGCAGTCGAAGCCCAAAATGACAAAGATCGTTTTCTCTTGAGCGCCTCCTCCATCTCATTTTCCACCTTCACCATCATCAAAAAGAGCACCACCATCACCTCGACCCTTACCAGCACCACCACTTGCACTACTTCTTCGGCCACTTTGACCACCTGCACCATCGGCCGCCGTCGTCGCGGTCTCTTTTACGACGAGGCTGGCGCCCAGGGTCGCGATCGCCGCGGACTTTTCTACAACGACGAAGAGGTCGAGAGCCAGGACGGCAGCGCTTTCCTCGCCAA ggcTAGCGATCCCGTGAACGAAGTTGCCGAAGTCAAATCGTCCGTTTCTGCCGATGATGTAGTCATCCCGTTGGAAGTCCAGGCTGGTTTCGCTCTGCCCCAAGGACAGGAGGGCAACCGCTTCCTGTTGGCTTTCGGTACGTCGACCATTACGAGCTACACCGTTTCTTCTACCACCATCAGCTTGACTGCCTTCTGCAGCAGCACTAGCGGCTTTGCTCTCTGCGGCGGTGCTGGAAAATAA
- the LOC124197244 gene encoding baculoviral IAP repeat-containing protein 7-B-like, whose amino-acid sequence MDNISLVPTTASVFSNKLSKVGPTGSIRALSHLNLRTASARLSTFQRWEQSAPNSPTPQALSSAGFIYRGVGDHTQCFTCLVVLSQWHIDHDPDLEHRRHSPRCEFVLNRERESRNNNHSRPISLSDGDINLLSVVPAKDDRHSTEASLCKICYSHDMSILFRPCGHLLTCKSCADQLSHCPICRCPIFEKIRAFVSFE is encoded by the exons ATGGACAACATTTCACTTGTTCCCACTACCGCAAGTGTTTTCTCTAACAAACTCTCTAAGGTAGGACCAACTGGATCGATTAGAGCTCTGTCCCACTTGAATTTGAGAACAGCATCCGCTCGTCTATCCACCTTCCAGAGATGGGAACAATCAGCACCGAATTCTCCAACTCCGCAG GCGTTATCGTCGGCAGGTTTTATCTACCGCGGAGTGGGCGATCACACTCAGTGCTTCACGTGCCTGGTTGTCCTTTCACAATGGCACATTGATCACGATCCTGATTTGGAGCATCGCCGACACTCGCCGAGGTGCGAGTTCGTCTTGAACCGAGAGCGCGAAtcgagaaataataatcactCGCGGCCAATCTCTTTGTCCGACGGCGACATCAATCTGCTATCAGTTGTCCCGGCTAAAGATGACAGACACTCGACCGAGGCATCGCTTTGTAAAATCTGTTACTCCCATGATATGTCCATTTTATTTCGTCCCTGTGGACATCTCCTGACCTGTAAATCGTGTGCCGATCAGTTATCTCATTGCCCTATTTGCCGTTGtcctatttttgaaaaaattcgcgctttcgtttcttttgaataa
- the LOC124197314 gene encoding uncharacterized protein LOC124197314 codes for MNPQHQSFVETIKSTNFAPSFFKKMRVEIACLLVLVAVSAYASSPVEPKSDKDRFLFVSGSYSFTTFTVLKATTTTTSTYTSTTTCTTSSAALTTCTIGRRRRGLFYDEAGAQGRDRRGLFYNDEEVEGKDGGSFLPAENKSSDPVEEVAKTSADDSSLIPLEIESGYDVPVVGPNRFLLSFGTSTVTSLVLTTSTVSLTAFCSSTSGFSLCGTAGK; via the exons ATGAACCCCCAGCATCAGTCCTTTGTTGAAACCATCAAGTCGACAAACTTCGctccttccttttttaaaaagatgcgCGTCGAAATCGCTTGTCTGTTGGTCTTGGTGGCAGTCTCCGCTTATGCCTCATCTCCTGTCGAACCAAAGAGCGACAAAGACAGATTTCTATTCGTCAGCGGCTCGTACTCGTTCACGACGTTCACCGTACTCAAAGCGACCACCACTACCACGTCAACCTACACGTCCACCACGACCTGCACAACGTCGTCAGCCGCTCTGACCACCTGCACCATCGGCCGCCGTCGCCGCGGTCTCTTCTACGACGAGGCCGGAGCCCAGGGTCGCGATCGCCGCGGACTTTTCTACAATGACGAAGAAGTCGAGGGCAAGGACGGCGGCTCATTCCTTCCTGCTGAAAATAA gTCAAGCGATCCAGTTGAAGAAGTTGCCAAGACGAGCGCTGATGATTCTTCGCTCATTCCTTTGGAAATCGAGTCCGGTTACGATGTGCCAGTGGTAGGACCCAACCGTTTCCTCCTGTCTTTTGGCACATCGACTGTTACCAGTCTTGTGCTCACCACCTCGACCGTCAGCTTGACGGCCTTTTGCAGTAGCACTAGCGGGTTCTCTCTCTGCGGTACTGCTGGCAAATAA
- the LOC124197361 gene encoding uncharacterized protein LOC124197361 has product MRFEFLCALILSVIAISVANDGNNKVAPDANESSRLFVYNGSFSFTTFTVLKASTTTTSTLTSTTTCTTSSATLTTCTIGRRRRGLFYDEAAAQGRDRRGLFYNDEEVASQDGSAFLPAVARSNPVDEVQSKPTADETLLPLEVESGFELPKDSPVNRFLVSFGTSTLTSYVVTTSTVSLTAFCSSTSGFSLCGTPGKK; this is encoded by the exons ATGCGTTTTGAATTTCTATGCGCGCTTATCCTCAGCGTCATCGCCATCTCTGTTGCCAATGATGGTAATAATAAGGTCGCTCCGGATGCGAATGAATCATCCCGACTATTCGTCTACAATGGCAGTTTCTCATTCACCACGTTCACGGTGCTTAAAGCATCCACCACCACTACTTCCACCCTAACCAGCACCACCACTTGCACTACCTCTTCGGCCACTTTGACCACCTGCACCATCGGCCGCCGTCGTCGCGGTCTCTTTTACGACGAAGCCGCTGCCCAGGGTCGTGACCGCCGCGGACTTTTCTACAACGACGAAGAAGTCGCCAGCCAGGACGGTAGCGCTTTCCTTCCTGCTGTCGCTAGGAG taACCCTGTTGATGAAGTCCAGTCCAAACCAACTGCTGACGAGACTTTGCTTCCGTTGGAGGTGGAATCCGGCTTTGAGTTGCCAAAAGATAGCCCAGTCAATCGCTTCCTGGTATCATTTGGCACATCAACCCTGACATCTTACGTGGTCACGACTTCAACTGTCAGCCTGACGGCCTTCTGCAGCAGCACGAGCGGCTTCTCGCTCTGCGGAACACCAGGGAAGAAATAA
- the LOC124197358 gene encoding uncharacterized protein LOC124197358, whose translation MQLLFECLLILSAVYCSSAQYELNPGPNFRSGPQPSFEADQIKADDRFIKTASWTLTTLTVTTVTTSVTTCTTSTAGLSICTASGRRRRGLNLSGNKEGRGLFYNENEEQSEDGSIFLPLPEINQDEAVKSVAEPTREVRMQEAAPVPFVVQPGFNAPAGQGRVLLYFGTSTVTTTSTTTTTTSLTAACRSTTGYQLCGSTGK comes from the exons ATGCAACTTCTATTCGAATGCCTCTTGATCTTGTCGGCAGTCTACTGCTCTTCGGCCCAGTACGAATTAAATCCCGGACCCAATTTCCGATCTGGCCCACAGCCATCGTTTGAAGCTGATCAAATAAAGGCCGATGACCGCTTCATCAAAACAGCGTCGTGGACTCTGACAACGTTGACCGTCACTACAGTTACCACTAGCGTAACAACATGCACCACCTCCACTGCCGGTCTCTCCATCTGCACCGCTTCCGGCCGCCGTCGTCGTGGTCTTAACTTGAGCGGAAACAAGGAGGGGCGCGGACTCTTCTACAACGAGAACGAAGAACAGAGCGAAGATGGCAGCATTTTCCTTCCGCTACctgaaat AAACCAAGATGAAGCCGTGAAATCTGTAGCTGAGCCAACCCGAGAAGTCCGCATGCAAGAAGCAGCACCGGTCCCATTTGTCGTCCAGCCCGGATTCAACGCTCCTGCCGGCCAAGGCCGAGTTTTGCTGTACTTTGGAACCTCAACTGTCACCACCACTTCTACGACAACAACCACTACTTCATTAACTGCCGCCTGCCGAAGCACCACTGGGTACCAATTGTGTGGATCTACTGGCAAATAA
- the LOC124197362 gene encoding uncharacterized protein LOC124197362, protein MRFTLACLLVVGAAAVAYAEAQAPESSIDPSGESATDGRSFYTVTLTFSTSTTFTTTTKTTTCTTSTAGLSVCTASGRRRRGLHLSGNKEGRGLFYNEKEEHSEDGSIFLPSPVKPAEPEPVVDADAESIRVERAPVAIPYVIQPGFDAPSNIQARVLLAFSTVTTTSTSTTTTTTSLTAICQSTTGFQVCGSNGK, encoded by the exons ATGCGTTTCACACTTGCTTGCCTGTTGGTCGTGGGAGCTGCCGCCGTCGCTTACGCCGAGGCCCAGGCTCCTGAATCCTCTATCGATCCTTCAGGAGAATCCGCAACTGACGGGCGCTCCTTTTACACCGTGACTTTGACCTTCTCGACTTCGACGACTTTCACCACCACGACTAAGACAACGACTTGCACCACTTCCACTGCTGGCCTTTCTGTCTGCACCGCTTCCGGCCGACGCCGTCGTGGTCTTCATTTGAGCGGAAACAAGGAGGGTCGCGGTCTTTTCTACaatgagaaagaagaacaCAGCGAAGATGGCAGCATCTTTTTGCCATCACCTGTCAAGCC CGCCGAGCCTGAGCCTGTCGTGGATGCTGATGCCGAATCCATCCGTGTCGAGCGCGCCCCAGTTGCTATCCCTTACGTCATCCAGCCCGGATTTGACGCTCCTTCCAACATTCAAGCCCGCGTTCTTTTGGCTTTCAGCACTGTCACAACGACTTCCACGTCGACTACCACGACCACCACATCCCTGACGGCCATCTGTCAGAGCACCACCGGATTCCAAGTGTGCGGCTCCAACGGAAAATAA
- the LOC124197331 gene encoding uncharacterized protein LOC124197331 gives MASTSISALNNTNSNNLQKKMSFKIACLLLLACVAAIHAAEAPKEADQGRIFLSTFTVILSTVTSTTTVGSTTTCTTSTSALNTCSVGRRRRGLFYDDAENSGRARRGLFYNDDEAEVSAPVKRSAEVAAPAPQVTTDENKSVPLVVQSGFSLPEGFVTPSGTPRFKLAYGTSTVTTTSTSIATRSLTATCASTTSFSLCSSAGK, from the exons ATGGCATCAACAAGCATCTCAGCTCTCAACAACACCAATTCAAACAAtctccaaaagaaaatgagcttCAAAATCGCCTGCCTCCTTCTCTTGGCCTGTGTTGCCGCCATTCACGCTGCCGAAGCTCCCAAGGAGGCCGATCAGGGACGCATTTTCTTGAGCACCTTCACAGTGATCCTCTCCACTGTCACATCGACTACCACAGTCGGCTCAACCACCACTTGCACCACTTCCACATCCGCACTAAACACAtg CTCTGTTGGTCGCCGTCGTCGTGGTCTCTTCTACGATGACGCCGAGAACTCCGGCCGAGCTCGCCGTGGTCTCTTCTACAACGACGATGAAGCCGAAGTTTCTGCCCCAGTTAAGAG ATCTGCCGAAGTCGCTGCTCCAGCTCCCCAGGTAACCACAGATGAGAACAAATCCGTCCCGTTGGTCGTCCAGTCTGGATTCAGCCTTCCCGAAGGATTCGTCACCCCCTCCGGAACTCCCCGATTCAAGTTGGCTTACGGAACCAGCACGgtcaccaccacctccacctcGATCGCCACCCGATCCTTGACGGCTACCTGCGCCAGCACCACAAGCTTCAGCCTTTGCTCCTCAGCTGGCAAATAA
- the LOC124197269 gene encoding uncharacterized protein LOC124197269 isoform X1 — translation MRLIISAILILSVIAAVTFGEAQHYQYPNSPFIFPGYPMLRNQQSLQQNQPDSRFFFSGLFTTFTYTISTVTSTAVATTVTTCTTSAATLTTCTAGRKRRDEHGVFRNPRGLFYDEKEEEEEERNIFLPTQDQASSESETARSSRQMEVQPALPFPIQPTFGAYYTPEMGYNNLSPAVPLSRIFLAFGTATVTVTTTSTSTSKLTAVCKSTTGFSVCTS, via the exons ATGCGTTTGATTATATCagcaattttgattttgagcGTCATAGCTGCCGTGACATTTGGAGAGGCTCAACATTATCAGTACCCGAACAGTCCGTTCATTTTCCCCGGTTACCCTATGCTGCGCAATCAGCAGAGTCTGCAGCAGAATCAGCCGGACAGCCGTTTCTTCTTTAGTGGACTCTTCACTACGTTCACTTATACGATTTCGACGGTTACCTCAACCGCTGTAGCCACAACTGTAACTACTTGTACCACGTCAGCAGCTACGCTGACCACCTGCACGGCTGGCAGGAAACGTCGAGATGAGCACGGAGTCTTCCGCAATCCCCGCGGTCTCTTTTACGAcgagaaagaggaagaagaagaagaacgaaatattttcttgCCAACCCAAGACCAGGC CAGCTCCGAGTCTGAGACGGCCCGTAGTTCGAGACAAATGGAAGTGCAACCTGCTCTTCCCTTTCCTATTCAGCCCACATTCGGTGCCTATTACACACCAGAAATGGGTTACAACAATCTTTCGCCCGCTGTTCCACTCAGTCGAATTTTTCTGGCCTTCGGCACGGCAACCGTGACGGTCACTACGACTTCGACCTCTACCTCCAAGCTGACGGCTGTTTGCAAAAGCACTACCGGTTTCTCTGTCTGCACCTCATAA